A single genomic interval of Gossypium raimondii isolate GPD5lz chromosome 11, ASM2569854v1, whole genome shotgun sequence harbors:
- the LOC105803206 gene encoding TOM1-like protein 2, whose amino-acid sequence MDKAKLSEWGEKLRTGGAQMSRMVSGKMKEILQGPTSEWKVVDEATSETLEEPNWGLNMKICAMINSEEFNGTEIVRAIKKKISGKNAVTQWLSLDLLEACTTNCEKVASEVASEKVLEEMMKMIENPNTDHGNRGRALQLIRAWGQSQDLAYLPVFHQTYESLKERSTHVPVGNGKSGPLQYSLESCMRLPPSEDYPVNDPELHASDFAYNYGNLSVEQKKGVFEVTRNSLEVLSSMLVKETEPKPTMDELTKSMLEKCKQSQPVIQMIIEGTTDDDGILFEALNLNDELQQVISKFEELEAGSMSGRQHTENSGTTAANATVPVETCNENTISDSPSTHDETKTTASPSTHKETKISASDKVDTYEPAVTIKHD is encoded by the exons ATGGATAAAGCGAAACTCTCTGAATGGGGCGAGAAACTGAGAACGGGTGGAGCTCAAATGAGTAGAATGGTTAGTGGGAAAATGAAGGAAATTCTTCAAGGCCCCACATCCGAGTGGAAAGTCGTCGATGAGGCCACTTCTGAGACATTAGAAGAACCCAACTGGGGATTGAACATGAAGATATGTGCTATGATCAACAGCGAAGAGTTCAATGGGACCGAAATTGTTAGGGCCATCAAGAAGAAGATTTCGGGCAAAAACGCCGTCACCCAATGGTTGAGCCTCGATTTGTTGGAAGCTTGTACCACCAATTGCGAGAAGGTAGCTTCCGAGGTGGCTTCCGAGAAAGTTTTGGAagagatgatgaagatgattgaGAATCCCAACACTGATCACGGGAATAGAGGAAGGGCCTTGCAGTTGATTCGTGCTTGGGGACAATCTCAGGATCTTGCTTACCTCCCTGTGTTTCACCAAACTTATgag AGCTTGAAAGAAAGGAGTACACATGTACCAGTAGGTAACGGGAAATCAGGCCCTTTGCAGTATTCCTTGGAGTCTTGTATGAGATTGCCTCCCTCTGAAGATTATCCTGTCAATGACCCAGAATTGCATGCCAGTGATTTTGCCTACAACTATGGGAATCTTTCTGTTGAGCAAAAGAAGGGAGTTTTCGAAGTAACTCGGAACAGCCTTGAGGTGCTTTCTAGCATGTTGGTTAAGGAAACCGAGCCGAAACCCACAATG GACGAGTTGACAAAGAGCATGTTGGAGAAGTGCAAGCAATCCCAGCCTGTTATTCAGATGATCATAGAAGGCACTACTGATGATGATGGAATTCTCTTCGAGGCACTGAATCTGAATGATGAGCTTCAACAGGTCATCTCCAAATTCGAGGAACTGGAAGCCGGCTCAATGTCTGGAAGACAGCATACTGAAAACTCTGGCACCACTGCAGCTAATGCCACTGTTCCAGTTGAGACCTGTAACGAAAATACGATCAGTGATTCCCCTTCAACACATGATGAAACCAAGACAACAGCTTCTCCCTCGACCCATAAAGAAACCAAGATAAGTGCTTCCGACAAAGTAGACACTTATGAACCAGCAGTAACAATAAAACACGATTGA